CTTCCTTCAGAGGCTGCGAGCGCCCGAGTCCGCCCGTCTCGCGGCAGCCACCGTCACTAGGCAGTCAAACTCCAAGACGTCAGCCCACAATGCACCGGGCGGGCCGGGAAAGACGCgccggggaggggagaaggaagacagGGGCTCAAGTCGCGtggagggggaggcgggggggaggaggagaaagaagggccCAACTGTAGGAGGGCAACAGAGCATTACCTCATCCCGTGAGCCTCCGCGGGTCCAGAGAAGAATCTTCTAGGGTGGGGTCTCCATGGCGACGGGTGGGCCCGCCCTCCTGAGAGCGACGCGAGCCAATGGGAAGGCCTTGGGGTGACATCATGGGCTATTTTTAGGGGTTGACTGGTAGCAGATAAGTGTTGAGCTCGGGCTGGATAAGGGCTCAGAGTTGCACTGAGTGTGGCTGAAGCTGTGAGGCGGGAGTGGAGGTACGCGGCCGCAGGCAGGCAGACAGGCACAGTCAGCTGGGAAGGACTgcaaatcttattttcttttccattttctctccaacGGCCCGGAGCTAGTGCTTGTGGTTCCCGGGCTGGTGTTCTGGGGAGCGCCGGGAGAGCCCCTTCTCCAGCCGCCCCCAGGCGGAGAGAGCCCAGCTGCGCTAGCGCTGCTGACAGCGTGGAGAGCGGCCACTGTCCGCCCGGGGAAGTCAGGAGAACGGCTGCAGCGGCAAGAAGTTTCCCAGCCAGGAGGACAGGAGACAAGTGGCCGCCGGGTCCCGGAGCGAACTTTTGCAAAGCTTTCCTTTGCAAAGGAAGCTGCCGCGGCGGCGGTAGAGAAAAGGAGGCGGCAGAGACAGGAGGACGTGCGCTCCGCTTCGCTCGAACCCGTTGCTGAACTTGGGCGAGCGCGAGCCGCGGCTGCCGGGCGCCCCCTCCCCCTCGCAGCGGAGGAGGGGACAGTCTTCGGAGTCGGGGCGGCGGAGACCCGCCGCCGGCCGGCCACCGCGGGGTCCGCGCTACCTGCTGCCGCCGGGAAGCGAGTTCGTCCGCGGGCTCCGAGGAACCTCTGGGCCCGAGAGAGCTCCGGGAGTGACCGCGACTTTTCAAAGCCGGGCGGCGCGCGCGAGCGGACAAGTAAGAGTGCGGGCGGCGTCTTAACCCTGCGATCCCCCGGAGCGAGCCGGTGAGGAGGGCGCCGGGGGAGGCCAGCCGGCGGGGGCGCGCGCTCTTCCAGAAACTTTCCTTGCTCAAGGCCCGGGGAGGCGCGGGTGTCCCCCGCTTGCCAGCGCGCTGTTACGGCCCCGAAACTTCTGCGCGCAGCCCAAACTAACCCCACGTGAAGTGACAGACTGTTCTATGACTGCAAAGATGGAAACGACCTTCTACGACGATGCCCTCAACGCCTCGTTCCTCCAGTCCGAGAGCGGCGCCTACGGCTACAGTAACCCCAAGATCCTGAAGCAGAGCATGACCCTGAACCTGGCCGACCCCGTGGGCAGCCTGAAGCCGCACCTCCGGGCCAAGAACTCCGACCTCCTCACCTCGCCCGACGTGGGGCTGCTCAAGCTGGCGTCGCCCGAGCTGGAGCGCCTGATAATCCAGTCCAGCAACGGGCACATCACCACCACGCCGACCCCCACCCAGTTCCTGTGTCCCAAGAACGTGACGGACGAGCAGGAGGGCTTCGCCGAGGGCTTCGTGCGCGCCCTGGCCGAACTGCACAGCCAGAACACGCTGCCCAGCGTCACGTCGGCGGCGCAGCCGGTCAGCGGGGCGGGCCTGGTGGCCCCGGCCGTGGCCTCGGTGGcgggcggcggcggtggcggcggcggcggcggcggcggcttcGGCGCCAGCCTGCACAGCGAGCCGCCGGTCTACGCCAACCTCAGCAACTTCAACCCGGGCGCGCTgagcggtggcggcggcggcggcggggcgccCTCCTACGGCGCGGCCGGCCTGGCCTTTCccgcgcagcctcagcagcagcagccgccgccgccgccgccgccgccgccgcaccaCCTGCCCCAGCAGATCCCCGTGCAGCACCCGCGGCTGCAGGCCCTGAAGGAGGAGCCGCAGACGGTCCCCGAGATGCCCGGGGAAACGCCGCCCCTGTCCCCCATCGACATGGAGTCCCAGGAGCGGATCAAGGCGGAGAGGAAGCGCATGAGGAACCGCATCGCTGCCTCCAAGTGCCGGAAAAGGAAGCTGGAGAGGATCGCCCGGCTGGAGGAAAAAGTGAAAACCTTGAAAGCGCAGAACTCGGAGCTGGCGTCCACGGCCAACATGCTCAGGGAACAGGTGGCCCAGCTTAAGCAGAAAGTCATGAACCACGTTAACAGTGGGTGCCAACTCATGCTAACGCAGCAGTTGCAAACGTTTTGAGGCGAGACTGTCGGGGGCTGAGGGGCAACGGAGAACAAATAACCCAGAGAGGGACAGACTTGAGAACTTGACAAGTTGcgagagggggagaaagagagaaaaaagaagtgtcCGAGAACTAAAGCCAAGGGTTTCCAAGTTGGACTGGGTTGCGTCCTGACGGCGCCCCCAGTGTGCACGAGAGAGAAGGACTTGGCGCGCCCTCCCTTTGGCAGGGAGCCAGGGAGCGGCCGCCCGCGGGCTGCCCCGCTTTACGGTCGGGCTGTCCCCGCGCAAACAGAACGTTAGACTTTTCTTTAACATTGACCAAGAACTGCATGGACCTAACATTCGATCTCATTCAGTAttaaaggggggagggaggggtcgcAAACTCCAATAGAGACTGTAGATTGCTTCTGTAGTGCTCCTTAAGAAcacaaagggggtgggggggggaggcgggagggaggTTTGCGAGAGCGAGGCCCAGTCTGCAGATGAACTCCTTCTGGACTGCCTTCCATAactgtgtatgtacatgtatatattttttaatttgttgaaagCTGATTACTGTCAATAAACAGCTTCACGCCTTTGTAAGTtatttcatgtttgtttgtttgggtgtcCTGCCCAGCGTTGTTTGTAAATAAGAGATTTGGAGCACTCTGAGTTTACCATTTGtaataaagtatataatttttttatgttttgtttctgaaaattccagaaaggatatttaagaaaatacaataaaatattgaaaaagtgacccctcccccaacctctttTCTGCATTACCTGTAGATTACTTTGCCAGGTGGAGCTGAAAGAGTTAAGAGTGTCCATTAAAATCACTATCAGTGCTTCTTACTATCAAGCAGTGAAAACTGTTACCTACTGGAGTTAAGAGATACCTGTAGCTGATTCCCTCATCGAGTTATACTCTTTCCTCCCCAACAAGCTATACAGAGTGGCTTACAAAGGATAATGTGGCATTTCAGGAGGCTGAGGGAAGGGAGGTTGTG
The sequence above is drawn from the Tursiops truncatus isolate mTurTru1 chromosome 1, mTurTru1.mat.Y, whole genome shotgun sequence genome and encodes:
- the JUN gene encoding transcription factor Jun encodes the protein MTAKMETTFYDDALNASFLQSESGAYGYSNPKILKQSMTLNLADPVGSLKPHLRAKNSDLLTSPDVGLLKLASPELERLIIQSSNGHITTTPTPTQFLCPKNVTDEQEGFAEGFVRALAELHSQNTLPSVTSAAQPVSGAGLVAPAVASVAGGGGGGGGGGGGFGASLHSEPPVYANLSNFNPGALSGGGGGGGAPSYGAAGLAFPAQPQQQQPPPPPPPPPHHLPQQIPVQHPRLQALKEEPQTVPEMPGETPPLSPIDMESQERIKAERKRMRNRIAASKCRKRKLERIARLEEKVKTLKAQNSELASTANMLREQVAQLKQKVMNHVNSGCQLMLTQQLQTF